In the Bacillota bacterium genome, AGAGCCCTTGACATCGACCCGATGGACCTGGCGGAGCAGTATATCAAGGTCTACTTCGAGGACGCGGCGGCCTTGGGAGTCGAGAAGGCCGATGTCCATCCGCGAGCCTCCGACCACATCCCGGAGATCATCGTCTTCATCCAGGACCTCATCGACAAGGGCCACGCCTATGAGGTCGACGGGGACGTCTATTTCTCCCCCTCGAGCCTGAGCCAGTATGGACAGCTCTCGGGCCAGTCCATGGACGACTTGAGGGCCGGGGCGAGGGTCGAGGTGGACGAGCGGAAGCGGTCCCCGGAGGACTTCGCCCTGTGGAAGAAGCAGAAGCCGGGCGAGCCGGCCTGGCCGAGCCCGTGGGGTCCGGGGCGACCCGGCTGGCACATCGAGTGCTCGGCGATGGTCAGGGAGCACCTCGGGGCGACGGCCGACATTCACGGGGGCGGGTCCGACCTTGTCTTCCCCCATCACGAGAACGAACTGGCCCAAAGCCTGGCGGCCAACGGGGCGCCGCTGGCCAACTACTGGGTCCACAACGCCTTCCTGAATATCGATGGGGAGAAGATGTCGAAGTCCCTGGGCAATTTCATCGTCCCACACGAGATCATCAAGGCCTATCACCCCGAGGCCCTTCGCTACTTCCTCCTCTCCGCCCACTACCGGAGCCCCCTGAATTTCACCGAGGACCAGCTCAAGTCGGCCGAAGCCGCTCTCGATCGGCTTTACAACGCCCTGACCAACCTGCGGCAATGGGTGTCGGTCAGCGGCCGGGAGGCCATGACCGCCGAGGAGGCCGAGGCCCTGACCCGGCTTCGGGCCTACCGAGACAAGTTCATCGCGACCATGGACGACGACTTCAACACGGCCGACGCCATCAGCGTCCTCTTCGAGTTGACCCGCGACGTCCACGCCGGGCTGGGACCCGGGTCGTCAAAGGTACTGTTGCGGGCGGTGATCGACCTTTTCCACGAGTTCGGGGACGTTCTCGGCCTTCTCCGGAGGGAAACCGCCGGTCCCCTGGAAGAGGAGATCGAAGGGCTCATCGCCAGGCGCCAGGAGGCTCGCGGGCGGCGTGACTGGGCTGAGTCGGACCGCATCCGCGACGAACTGGCCGGCCGCGGGATCGTCCTCGAGGATACCCCCCAGGGCGTCCGCTGGAAGAGGAAGTAGGCCATGTCCGAACCCTTCGACCCGGCCCTCCTCCCGCCGCTGGTCCTAGCCTACATCGGTGATGCCGTCTTCGAACTGGAGGTCCGCGTCCTTCTGGTCCGGGAAGGCCTGGCCGAGCCGGAGAGGCTCCACCGGGAGGCCGTCACTCGGGTTAGGGCCAAAGCTCAGTCCCGCGTCTGGCAAGGGATCGTTGATAGGCTAGCCCCCGACGAGGCGGCCGTGGCCAGGCGCGGACGCAACGCCAAAGTCGGCCGAAGGCCGCCGGGAACGACCAGCCAGGAGTACCACGAAAGCACGGCCTTCGAAGCCCTCCTTGGGTATCTGTACCTGTCCGGCCGGATCGAGCGGCTGCAGGAGATCATCGCTCTGGCCCGAATCTTGGCCGGGGAGGATGAGCGATGAAGGTAATCCTGATGAGTCACACCCCCGACCCCGAACAGGCCGTGGCCTTGGCCGCGCGCCTCTGCTATTCGCCGGTGGGGGTCGAGGAACTGGGTCGGGCGATGTCCCGCGAGGACATGGCCCGGCTCATCCGTGGGGTCGTTCGGATGGGCCACCACTCGACCCTTGAGCACGCCGCCTTCCAGTTCGCCGTGGAAGGGGTCTCCCGGGCCCTCACCCATCAGTTGGTCAGACACCGCCTCGCCTCGTATTCGCAGCAATCACAACGTTACGTGGCCGCCAGCGGCTTCACCTACGTTGTTCCGCCGTCGGTCAAGGCGGAGACGAAGGCCCTGGAGACTTTCGAGCGGGTCATCGCCGAGATCAGCCGCGCCTATGACGATTTGCTGTCGCTCGGCCTGCCCAAGGAGGACGCCCGATACCTCCTGCCCAATGCGGCCGAGACGAAGATCGTCATCAGCATGAACGCCCGGGCTCTGCGCCACTTCTTCGAGCTTCGTTGCTGCGCCAGGGCCCAGTGGGAGATCCGCAGGCTGGCCTATCGGATGCTCCGCGAGGCCCGGCGGGTGGCTCCTCTCCTCTTCGAAGACGCCGGGCCGCCCTGCGAATCGTCGGGGACGTGCCGGGAAGGGAAGCTCTCCTGCGGTCGAGTGGGCCGCCTGAACCGTCTCGCCAGCCGGCTCAACGGGCCCCGGTCCGGTATGCCTGAGGCCGGCCGAGGGCAAAGCTAGGAGGGGTGGAATCGGCTTGGGACCCGCAGGTCGCGAACAGATTGAGGGCAGGAATCCCGTCTTGGAAGCCCTCCGGGCCGGTCGGGAGATCGACCGGGTGATCATCGCCAAAGGCCTTGAGCGGGGCTTCCTCGAACGGCTCAAGGCCATGGCCGGGGAGCGGGCCATCGCCATCGAGGCCGTCGACCGGTCCAAGCTGGACGCTCTGGCTCAGACCCGGGCTCACCAGGGGGTCCTCGCCTACGCCCCGGCCCGGCGTCAGGTCGACCTTTCCGACCTCCTGGCCCGGGCCAATCGCTCCGAGCCGGCCCTCCTCGTCGCCTTGGACGGGGTGGAAGACCCGCAGAACCTCGGGGCCATCATCCGCTCGGCGGAGGCGGCGGGGGCCCACGGCGTCGTCGCCACCGAACGTCGCTCGGCGCCGCTCGGCCCGGGGGCGATCAAGGCCTCGGCCGGGGCGGTCGAGCATCTCCCGGTGGCCAGGGTGGTCAACCTGGCCCGGGCGATCGAGGAAATGAAAGAGGCCGGCGTGTGGGTTTTCGGGGCCGACGGCGGCGGAGACCGGGTCTACCACGAAGCCGACTTGTCCGGGCCGGTTGTCCTGGTCATCGGGGGTGAGGGCCGTGGACTCAGCCGGCTGGTCCGAGAGCGCTGCGACTTCCTGATCCGCATCCCGATGTTCGGACGGGTCAACTCCTTGAATGCCTCGGCGGCGGCGGCCATCCTCCTGTTTGAGGTCAGGCGGCAGAGGGAAGGCGGGCGGGCCAATACCTTTCACAGGGGTGGTCGGTAATCGGCGTTCGGGCTCCGCGGGTTTCCTGGACGAAAGGGTTCGTCCTTTTTGTTTTGCTGCCCACCCTTCTCCTGGTCCTGGGGACGGGCTTCTACGCCGTTGGGCCTGGCCTGGGCCGGGTGACGGAAGCCCTGCTCCTGAAGGGCTTGACCGCGCCCGGATTGCGGGTCCTCGGGACCCCGATCGGGCACCTGTCCAGGGACGAGACGCTGTCGGTCCTCCTCACCCTCAGCCGGGAGTACCGCGGCAGGCTGGTCCTTCTCCGGTACGGACCGCTGGTCCTCAAGGAGAGCGCCGGTAGCTTGGGGGCGACCCTTGACGCGGCGGCCACTCTCGAGCGGGTCTGGGGGATCGGCCGCTCGGGCGGGCTCGGTTCCCGGCTGGCCAACGTCCTCTGGGGCGACCCCGGTGGCCGGGAAGTGCCCCCCGTCATCCGGGTCGACCAGGCCGACCTCCACGATGCCTTGGTCCGTCTGGCCCGGGAGGTCGATCTCCAACCGGCCAACGCGACCATCGACCCGGGAAACGGGAAGGCTTCGCCCGCCACACCCGGACGACGGCTGATCTTCGAGGCCACCGAGCGGACCATCCGGGCGATCGTGGCCGACTCGGTCTCGCCCGAGCCGGCGGCCGCCGAACTCACCGTCGAAGGGTTGCCGCCGCGGGTGACCACCGGCGACCTGACCGAGCTCGGGCCGCAGATGATCGGGCGCTACGCGACCTACTTCGACCAGGCGGTCATCGGCCGCAGCCGCAACATCGCCCGTTCGGCCCGGAGCCTCGACGGCCTCCTCCTGCACCCCGGGGACGTCTTCTCCTTCAATGAGGCGGTCGGACCGACCGATGCCGATCACGGCTATGAGGAAGCGCCGGAGATCTTCAAGGGGCGCTTCGTCACCGGCATCGGCGGGGGCGTCTGCCAGCTCTCATCGACTCTCTATAACTCGGCCCTCCTGGCCGGGCTGGAGATCATCGAGCGCTACAACCACTCGCGCGTATTGCCGTACATCCCGCCGGGACGGGATGCGACGGTCAATTACGGTGGGGCCGACTTTCGTTTCCGCAACAGCACGTCCTTCCCCCTCCAAGTCCGGGCGGTGGTGGCGGAAGGCGGCGTGGCGACGTTCTTCATCGGCCAGAGACCGCCGGGACCGGAGATCGATATCGAGACTTACGATCGCGAGGAAGTCTCCCCCGAGGTGAAGGAGATCGTCGACCAATCGTTGGCGCCCGGGGCACGTCTGGTCGACGAAGCACCGGTGGCCGGGTTGAAGATCAGGGTCGCCCGGGTCTACCGACAAGGCGGCCGAGAAATCCGCCGCGAGACCATCTCACACGACCTCTACCCGCCCCTGCCGGAGGTCGTCAGGGTCGGACCGAGCCCCGGTGGGAAGGGCGGGGAGGAGCAGCGACCGGTGAATCCGGCCGATCCGTCCGCCGGCCCGCCGACAGACGCCCCGGCCAACCCGGCGGATGAGCGGCTGATCGAAGGGCCGTCGAAACCGCCGGCCGAACTCAAACCCTGACGCCCGGCAAAAAAGACCAGCCTAGGGCAAGAAAGAGAGCGCTAGAACGGGAAAACCCGGGAAAAGCAGGCTTGTCTTGACGCGTCGGGAATCGCTGGGTTATAATAAACCTGTGCATCAGGTCCGTCCAGCGTAGGCCACCTTCGTTGGCCGCCTGGAGGCCTCCAAAAGCCCACCATAACTGCATTTCCGCATTTCATAAGGGAAATTCAAAAGCGCCGCCGTTTTGAATTTTTTCGTTCTTATCGGGCCTAATGTCGCCAGACGCGGGCCTAGGGTCCTTGGCCGCCGGAGGGATGGCGTTTGAGTGTCGAAGGGCGCGAGATGTTCCATTACGACACGATGGTCGACGAGGAGATCGTCGAGTACGCCAGGGACGGCAACGACGGCGCCCTGGAGTTCCTGATTAATAAGTACAAGAACTTCGTGCGGGCCAAGGCCCGCTCGTACTTCCTGATCGGCGCCGACCGCGAGGACATCATCCAGGAAGGCATGATCGGGCTGTACAAAGCGATCCGGGACTTTCGCAGCGACAAGCTGTCCTCGTTCCGGGCTTTCGCCGAGCTCTGCATCACTCGCCAGATCATCACGGCGATCAAGACGGCGACCCGGCAGAAACACATCCCGCTGAATTCCTACGTCTCCCTGAACAAGCCGATTTACGATGAGGATTCCGACCGCACCCTCCTCGACGTCCTCTCGGGCTCAAAGATAACCGACCCCGAGGAACTGATCATCAGCCGGGAAGAGTTCGGCGATATCGAGGAGAAGATGGGCGAGATCCTGAGCGACCTCGAATGGAAGGTCCTCATGTCCTACTTGGACGGCAAGTCGTACCAGGAGATCGCCGTCGACCTGAAGCGCCACGTCAAATCGATCGACAACGCCCTCCAGCGGGTCAAGCGCAAGCTCGAGCGATACTTGGACAAGCGCAACGAAGCGGCTGAAGCCGATAAGGCACGCAGCGAGCCCCACTAAACACCAGCTCCGCAAGGATGGGCCGGGCCCGTCCGCGAGTTGCAATCGACCGCTGCTTGTGTTATCATCTTCTCTAGCCG is a window encoding:
- the cysS gene encoding cysteine--tRNA ligase, producing MGIRVYNTLTRRKEDFQPQRADRVGIYVCGPTVWDYMHIGNARPFVFFDVVRRYLKYRGMAVKYVQNFTDVDDKIINRARALDIDPMDLAEQYIKVYFEDAAALGVEKADVHPRASDHIPEIIVFIQDLIDKGHAYEVDGDVYFSPSSLSQYGQLSGQSMDDLRAGARVEVDERKRSPEDFALWKKQKPGEPAWPSPWGPGRPGWHIECSAMVREHLGATADIHGGGSDLVFPHHENELAQSLAANGAPLANYWVHNAFLNIDGEKMSKSLGNFIVPHEIIKAYHPEALRYFLLSAHYRSPLNFTEDQLKSAEAALDRLYNALTNLRQWVSVSGREAMTAEEAEALTRLRAYRDKFIATMDDDFNTADAISVLFELTRDVHAGLGPGSSKVLLRAVIDLFHEFGDVLGLLRRETAGPLEEEIEGLIARRQEARGRRDWAESDRIRDELAGRGIVLEDTPQGVRWKRK
- a CDS encoding ribonuclease III domain-containing protein yields the protein MSEPFDPALLPPLVLAYIGDAVFELEVRVLLVREGLAEPERLHREAVTRVRAKAQSRVWQGIVDRLAPDEAAVARRGRNAKVGRRPPGTTSQEYHESTAFEALLGYLYLSGRIERLQEIIALARILAGEDER
- the thyX gene encoding FAD-dependent thymidylate synthase, whose translation is MKVILMSHTPDPEQAVALAARLCYSPVGVEELGRAMSREDMARLIRGVVRMGHHSTLEHAAFQFAVEGVSRALTHQLVRHRLASYSQQSQRYVAASGFTYVVPPSVKAETKALETFERVIAEISRAYDDLLSLGLPKEDARYLLPNAAETKIVISMNARALRHFFELRCCARAQWEIRRLAYRMLREARRVAPLLFEDAGPPCESSGTCREGKLSCGRVGRLNRLASRLNGPRSGMPEAGRGQS
- the rlmB gene encoding 23S rRNA (guanosine(2251)-2'-O)-methyltransferase RlmB; its protein translation is MGPAGREQIEGRNPVLEALRAGREIDRVIIAKGLERGFLERLKAMAGERAIAIEAVDRSKLDALAQTRAHQGVLAYAPARRQVDLSDLLARANRSEPALLVALDGVEDPQNLGAIIRSAEAAGAHGVVATERRSAPLGPGAIKASAGAVEHLPVARVVNLARAIEEMKEAGVWVFGADGGGDRVYHEADLSGPVVLVIGGEGRGLSRLVRERCDFLIRIPMFGRVNSLNASAAAAILLFEVRRQREGGRANTFHRGGR
- a CDS encoding VanW family protein, with amino-acid sequence MLPTLLLVLGTGFYAVGPGLGRVTEALLLKGLTAPGLRVLGTPIGHLSRDETLSVLLTLSREYRGRLVLLRYGPLVLKESAGSLGATLDAAATLERVWGIGRSGGLGSRLANVLWGDPGGREVPPVIRVDQADLHDALVRLAREVDLQPANATIDPGNGKASPATPGRRLIFEATERTIRAIVADSVSPEPAAAELTVEGLPPRVTTGDLTELGPQMIGRYATYFDQAVIGRSRNIARSARSLDGLLLHPGDVFSFNEAVGPTDADHGYEEAPEIFKGRFVTGIGGGVCQLSSTLYNSALLAGLEIIERYNHSRVLPYIPPGRDATVNYGGADFRFRNSTSFPLQVRAVVAEGGVATFFIGQRPPGPEIDIETYDREEVSPEVKEIVDQSLAPGARLVDEAPVAGLKIRVARVYRQGGREIRRETISHDLYPPLPEVVRVGPSPGGKGGEEQRPVNPADPSAGPPTDAPANPADERLIEGPSKPPAELKP
- the sigH gene encoding RNA polymerase sporulation sigma factor SigH yields the protein MFHYDTMVDEEIVEYARDGNDGALEFLINKYKNFVRAKARSYFLIGADREDIIQEGMIGLYKAIRDFRSDKLSSFRAFAELCITRQIITAIKTATRQKHIPLNSYVSLNKPIYDEDSDRTLLDVLSGSKITDPEELIISREEFGDIEEKMGEILSDLEWKVLMSYLDGKSYQEIAVDLKRHVKSIDNALQRVKRKLERYLDKRNEAAEADKARSEPH